Below is a genomic region from Henckelia pumila isolate YLH828 chromosome 3, ASM3356847v2, whole genome shotgun sequence.
caaattaaatattcttggattaaaattaaataatttcgggcgttacaattctcccccactaagactcgatttcgtcctcgaaatcacaaaTACTATCAGCACATAAGATATATCAGATAATAGAAAACTAAAGgagaactcacatcattgaaacatctctgaaaatcgttgcctcatatctgattctgtctcccaagttgcttcttcaataccatgacgactccactggactttcacaagcggaatagtcttcgttcgaagttgcttgtccttacgatcaagtatctgaattggcttctcaaaataactcaaagtttcgtcgagttcagcctcatcaggttgaagcacatgagattcatcagcaaggtattttcgaagcatcgatacatgaaagacatcatgtattccaaatAAGGATGGAGGCAAAGCTaatcgataagcaagattgcctattctctccagaatctcatacggaccaatataacgtggagacaactttcctcgcttgccaaatcgtatagtgcctctgaatggagaaatcttcagaaacaccctaTCCCCTTGTTCAAAAAACAAAGGTCGACGTTGGATATTGGCATACTTCGTTTGTCTATCTTGTGTtgtcttcattctcttctgaataagcttcacttgttcagtcatatctcgaatcatatcaggtccaatgtcaggtacctctgaaatatcatcccagaaaAGAGGTGATCGACACCTTCTACCGTACAGAGctagtaaatcttccaactgatctttcaactctttcaattctactggtgccattcgttaaggtgctttagaaatcggtgcagtacctagcatcagttctatgttgaaatcaatctcacgatacggaggtagtcctggaatctcatcaggaaaaacatccgcaaattcactaaccactggcaaatcagccaggttcgggctagttttcaaaacatcaactgcatatacaataaatccctccgctcctttctgcaaaagttgggtcatagataatacagaaatcagaggaatcttagcacaagaacccttaccatagaattttcattctccagccatctcaggtctgaatctcactatcttctgaaaacaatctacggtagctctgtacttgtttagcatatcaatcccgataatgcagtcaaaatcagacaaaccaagcacaaaacaatctatctcgATCTCATTACCATCATACCGTAGTAAAAaattcttaactgtctgaatagatataagacctctccccaaaggagaagaaacagatactacaacaagtaatgtttcaacaggcaaagcatgtaaggatgcaaatcgtgcagagataaacgtatgagatgcacctgtatctatcaatacatatgcgggataaccataaagagaatagttacctgcaatcatgtcatctggtgctccctgtgcctgttcctctgtcagtgcaaagacatgagcctattgcgtaacacccgaaaattttaatacgtaaatttgcatgcataattaaggaaaataattatttaaaatttatatttgggttaaatgacatttatgtgttattatgtgaattatatgcatgatttaatttattttaacatttaacccgctattttagaatttttagatttttaaggaaattattggttttgatcgcgtagacgggaccgtggacggacgagataccaaaattcttagccaaaaatattttatgagttttatgagccttaaaataatattttaaggtattttgtcaagaaaattttagtatttaattatatatttatttaaggattgatttttagccaaaataagtcattttattgacttttattaatatttaaaaattcccaaaattattatttcgggattttggtttaatatcagatttattattaattttaatagtttaaaaattttatattttatgtcatattatctacctaactatattatattaattaatatcctattttaattctatttaatttatttaaaacctaaacctaccctacCACTATCTCCTTCAGCCGACAACTCCCTTTTATTCCACCCTCCTTCACGCCTCCATCATCCTTCTTGGCAGAAAACCCCATAGCCGATCATTCAAGCTTCATTCCTTGAAgaattttggtccgttcgtcgtcccgaagACCCGTAGACGCGATATTCTTTGTCAATAATTTAAAGGCATGTGTAATTATTTTCtctcaacaccatataagctattacatGTTTCGTTACAGATTTTATTTGTTTGACATGGATTATACGTGAATGGATGCAATAATTTGATGATACACTGTGCATACCCCTCGTTTCTCTCCAAAATTTGATGCATATCCACGGTTTTGCCTCCATGGGATGGTCAAGTACTGTGGCTGATGGTCAGGGGGTGTGTCAGGGTCATGAGGGTCGAGCCATGGCCAGGGTTAAGGCCGGATAGGGCTAGGCCGTGATTTTGGGCATGAGGTTGACAGCAggtgcgcaggttagggttcATGGGAAGGGCTCGGTTTGGTTAGGGGATGGGCTGCATGGATTGGGTTCAGGGGCTAGGTTAGTaacgcccagacgtgggctacgtctgggcggcggcgctccggccaggggtggccggagcgggccggcagcaggccaagaaggcctgctgctcacggccgagccGAGGGGAAGAAAGGGGCTACGGGTTGGGCTATGGGTTTGGTATGGGTCGGGTcctgggtggtccgggtcgggtttaggtcatagtgggtcgggtcagtagggtccgggtccgggttaggtgggccgggctcgggtattttaatttttaagaatttaatagtttaagtgggttttgggctttaataattagttagaaaattatttgggcctccaaataattttatttgggccttaaataatttatttaagttagcccaatgatttttatgggcttgggagcccataggaatttttgggccattcagtgatttttgggccagtccaggaatttttatgaataaattagttattgggcccaaatatttttatttaagcccaataacatttaagtactttattttagtaaaaattataatttgtaaaattatttattttaattatgggcattaagtcagttaaggggtttagtagagagaccagcagtctggaccaacccatgaaaaataaatgagtccgaaatatatatttaattattttatgcataaagtttatattttaagtataagcatatttattatgaaaataaattaaatatatattacggacatattttcagtgcatgcattcatgaaatttcttatgtatataattatgtaaatgatgagcaataaaatattttggtggaaattgaagtatgtgtgacataggggtggttttccaccatatgattcggtagttttactaccataggggtggttatccaccatatgattcggtagtttactaccataggaggtgatttatcatcgccatcgtacgttggtttatgagactgatcagtcgacacatgagcgtcacacttatggataggaccatcttcaggtttaaaaagcattgctcaattatgttatatatgataaagaaataatatgtttatgattatggttatgattcagttatgactcagcagttttattatgtgatgaaaatatttccatgcatgctcatgtacatgtatatatattagtaattatgtgatgcattatttttaaccttgttataaaggattaggcatgttgagcccctaggctcactacgcttatatggtgcaggtgagacagatgacttttatgtagctcctaccggtggtgaggacgtatgagttcacggagcagtggaccccgtgaccgtcgcagattttagttgatgtttaagaaacatttattttattatgctgagtttttaaacaagttcttctttttattattttaattatgggaatgttgaattatcaaacttagtatttttgtttcttgcataaggatattttcagcaattaattaagttattttcatgtagtaaaattatttcttttatgtttatacatatatgtatgggcgtatatgtatagtattatttatagattatttaaaaaaaaaattccgcatttattagtagtaggcgtttcatattgtctctgtggctgactgTCTGGctgacttcctcctggccttgactgttgctgtggatgtgatggttggaaggaatgaatagaagaggcttgcctcgcaggttgagccactgatcgtgatgactctgcacctcgtgactgtccagaacctctctgaggacacaccctcgcaaaatggacagtctgatggcatatatggcacctcccagatacacctcgacactgatcGATTGGATGACCTCCACCGCAAAtgttacaaaacactcctgacttctgtttcgtgccactggaactcgaagaaatgcTCCCTGACTTTTTAAATTGTATTCctcgagcttgcaaatatcctttcttgccactgctactaccaccactttcaaatcgaggaggttgttgcgagattggagctgaggtttgtgactgtctcggaggctgagcaatatacgaagctcctcgctgttgtatcaaaccagcttccgctcctttggcactgttcaaagcatcagcaaaattattcggtcgccttgtgttcaccaaagtaaagatCTCCGgagtcagtccattaatgaactgatcagtcATTGCCTCAttactatcagcaacatgtggagcaaaacatagcaatgtagtgaattttgcaacataatcttcaatatttaagttgTCCTGCTTCAGGTTCGCAAATTCTGCACCtttatctttgcggtaagacactggaaagaagcgttggtaaaactcagttttgaagacattccacgtcagtacagttcctctacgctccaaagtTTTCTTGGTCGTggaccaccagctcttcgcaacctcatgcaactgatgtccaATTAATCTGACTCTCCACTTATCACCATAATCAAgcgaatcaaacaacatctccatgtcatcgagccatccttcacatacaACTGCATTTTCAGTACCGTTCATAGTAGGCGGATGGTAtaattgaaatcttttcaataatatttccattggagtggcagtcatatctgtcatatctcgagagGTACTTTCCTGTTCATTGCTCGGGACTGTAGCTTGAGGTACTATCGGTGTTACCACTATTTGTTCCGGCAGAGGAGTAGGAACCTGaggtctaagaggaggtcgtcctggtcttcgagacatatctggtTATCAAAACGGTTAGGATGCcacaatcatcaaatctatctcagtcctcctccgatcatcttacctctgatcaagactcggttctgattcaatcttaaaataaataatcgaaGTACTCAACCACGACATGCTTTCAATCAATtccgataatcaggtagcatatcataatttatcagaacacatgcctctaatcattccatatattccagtaagcatgcgtctttaatcatcataaatcatactttcaaataaaataaatacaacatcatgtaataaaatacttgaaagtaaatcatgctagcatttaccacatgtaattcaatcatgtaattaaatcatagcataataaaataaataagcaagaaagatgactcgatctaccccactcgctaTCTAACTCAGTCCAAAATTTTTTCGCTCTGATATCAcctgttgtgatgacccgagttctaatctctcattaatcaaatcatcataaataatagacaaagaatcaaagtctaaataaagtaaattttttttttaaaaaaaaaatagagcacctcgctcgatcggtaaagattacccgatcgagcgagccatacaGCTCAACTCTCGGGTTTGCAaagttttggcctcgctcgatcggtcatgtttcaccgatcgagcgagccaaagtTGCTCACTTCTCTGCCTTCAAAatgaaggcctcgctcgatcggcaggaatcgcccgatcgagcgagcacacatccagaaaaataaaaacagatCCTCTTTTGCTGTCAACACAAATTCTTCCATTCATTTTCATATAACATCAACTCATACATAGCCTATACAAAATCATAAGCTAACATGGATTCTAACATGATATAAGCTGATAGAAATAGATCataacaaagccttaaaatcaACTCAAGATAGGTTCCCATACCAAACAAAAGTCATTGTTATACCAAAAAGGATTAAACTACAACATGTTGTCTTAAGGATTTACAACAACatctcaaatcctatatacatcaacaagacaacaacttaataaccaacaagtcttggtacaagtagctataacatgatcatgttttgaGACTCCACACAAACATTGACAGCTCaaaccatctaaactcggatcatcgcgctattctctcatctctttcatcccttgttcttcaagatagCTTTTGCcttgttccactcccgcctattgccatgacacatacaacacaacaatagccggataactccggtgagaaatatatttcccagtaaaagcaactaaacatgcatagcaaagcatatatcaaattcatgatataaaagtaactacaatgcatgttttaaaacaaggttctctagttcatcgtttgggatcccgagaagaagatatcataactaaccaccgactctcccgatcgaggtggggctacttatcttgcttttctagactttgaagccaatatatatgtaaatcagacgctaagctaagtcaaccacccaggccatacatatataatccctcaaatcgtttaatcgaacgtttccgttcatttcgaaatcaaagaacaagtcttacaagatgaatgcaatatatatcaacaaaagtgcattcattaacatcaagactcattcaaccattcccataaaagcatataaaagcaaataagcaaataagtatgtgatttagggaactcgatacaaaccatctcgagttataatctcattcaagtagtagtccacttttacctttcaaatatgaTGTTTCAAGGCAACTTCAAGCTATTCAAATCTGAACAATACGATCACAAGACTTGTATAAAAACCTGCACTTAAACCCATTCAAACTCCATTGTAGAATAGCTTCAAACCTTGATCTTTCTTCTATCGATTCGAAGTTGACATTTTCGAGCTTGATGGTATTCAAAACCAATCTGAAATAAAGTTGAGAAAGCTTACAACCATCAGCTAGGACTCACTATCCTCACATCTCAATACAAGATAGCAAAACAGTCTTAAATCATAAGTTCGTCGGCGTTACGGTTAAAGTCGGCAATCCCGAAACTCAAATATAACACTTCTATAATTATACCAGCTGTATTTCAATCAAACCAGCAAAACATAAGGTAGAGATATCGAAATCATTGCTGGAAAGTCATAAAAATACAAGTCATAGCCGTTCGTCGATTCGATTTTGACAATAGCCGATACTATGCTTCATAAACATCAAACAACAACTGATGTACTGATCTCTACCATTTATGGGTTTCCAAAACAGGATGAAAGACataaaaacttacatcaaatcgaaggtctcgctgcaaggagtccagaacacctttcggaatcgaattcggataaccgGAACTCAAAATATTGacatttgaagatgaagatgaaacTTGAGTTTCCTTTCCTCTTTCTCTCTCGGTTCTTCTCTGATGTTTCTGATAGAAATGAGTAGCATACACGTTCAAACTCATATGCAAGACAAGTGTCcaattaaaatctgaaaattgcactttggccccttaAATCTTGCTTAtttacaattcagtcctcaacttctcatttcattcaatttcaattctaaataatttaagaatattagaatttaaatcaaaactccaaatatttccaaattaaatattctcgaattaaaattaaataatttcgggcgttacatatattgtttattttcCATAGACgaaaatgtttttgaaaaattcaaaatattcatgcaaatgccacatttttttttttgacaaaagaAAATGCCACTTTTTAAAAGTCTTTTGTCTAAAATTACTAAAAAACAAAACttctaatttaaaaaatatacagTATATGCAAAACTCACTCGTTACAGTCATATCTTTCGAGTACAAACTTTTACATGTTGAGAATATAATGTCTGAGTCATAATCTTCATTAATTTTGAAAGAAACGTGAGGAAGAAAAAATAGACTTTGGTTCTTAAATTTGATCTTCTTTTTGCATTTTGCATTTAGGTGTTTGGACTTTGGAGGTCTCTATTTACAGTGTGTTTGATTCCATGGATTTCATagaatttggtgtgatttggATTTTCAAATCCCATTTTGAGCGTTTGgtaatgaaattttaaaatgagaTTGATGTTTGGTGGAGTTTGATGGGATTTGATATAACTAAATGAAATATTGGGAATAATGAAAagatttcatgggatttggGTTATacacacaaaataattttttttttccttttcaaaCCAACTAAAAATATCATGTCCTCAAAAAACAATACATTTAATtcataaatattttatcatacaattgaaaaaaattatttcgaaaccattttaaaatatttgtatattttaaaaattatgtagattttttttaacaatgaacttcaattatttttaatgcTAAAAACTTAATTTATCATTATTTGATGACTTTATCTCAATTTTATtttgatgaaatttttttcattatcaaaaaatttatttatgaaaaataaatatttttttaatatttataaattattttattaaataccatgtataaaaaaatatatgtgactattaaatattattaataagaaagatatttttttaaaaaaaataagtaaaacaaaaatttttaaatttaaaattagattaattttaagtatcAAATCCAATTCCTAAATAACATTAGCCAAACACTAAAATGGAATTCTAAATCCAAGAATTTcaattccaattccaattccaattccaattccaattccaattccaaatcTCATTTTTTACTATTCCAAACACAGTGTTAAAATTTttcgttaaaaaaaattagcttgGGGCCATTCCATAGCAAATGCTTAGCCACACAAGAGAGACCTGGACATTGGAATAACTACTTTGGTGTCGCTGACATAATATTAAACTAACAATGGCGCACATACATTGTTTGTATAACGTGATAAACGAATATTATATTTTGTGTGTATATagtataatgtttatttttaaagtgtttggttttaattttttttttttttttgcaatttgataattttatggtttttttttaaagaaaatcaAGGATGGATATACCAAAAGAATAGAGATCACTGAGTTGCTCTTGCTTTATATATAACATAGATAAACCAAGAATAACCTCTTAAAATTACAAGGAAAAAAGAACCCGAAAATAAGCATTACAACCTAAGACAGGATATCTTAAAATTAGTTAGTGTTTGGGAGAGATTATGGAAAACACTTCTCacttttttcttaacaaaaatttaaaattttgttaacgaaaagttgagaagtgcttcctaaaaattatctcaaacactacctaatatCATTCCTCAACTTCCTACTCCAACAAAACCAACGAAAACTGAAGTCTTTCACTTGTCAATTGTGATGTCTAAAGAACATTGCTAAAAAATTGCAACTGGGAAATATGCAACAACGTTTTACAACAATTTTGTGCTGACTATGAAAACATTACATCAGTATAGAGACTGGAGTTACATGTGTGAAGAGTTAAGACTGTCAGACAAGTAGATCGTAATGGTTCTTACCAGAATATAATAGTCTCACggcctttttattttttaaatttttatgaaaCTCTGCTCCATATTCTTGAATAGGGATGAAGCCCGATCCCCCACTGCCATGCTGCAAGTTCATATATACAAAAGCAATTTGTCACTACAAAGATCCGATCTTGCTATGGAAGATTTTACTTTGATGCTAGCCATTGCAGTGCGTGGCTGCATGATTGGCCACCGACCATCCCATCAGTATATTGATCCTCGCAACAAGGGGCAGACACTGTGATTCAGATTTTAGGGTAGGGCTGATATTGATACTCCatgttttggagatttgaaagcgttgatttttcacaaaaattacatgTTCTTTTTAGTTCCTGGGCCCTGCCCCTCCTTGCCTCTTGCTGTCAACTTGAAAGATGAACTCGGTGGCCAACATGACGATATTCCAACTTCACATGCTTGAAAATCAAGTATTTTAAGGTTGTCATGTAAATACCTCGTGTTCCGGTATGTACACAACTATATGCTGGCAGCACAACTTTGACAGTACCTGATGCAAAAACAAGAAACATAAATGTAAATCAGCAATTATGGTGCTAGATTGTGACCACACCAACCTCCGCTCACTCACCAGCATGAAAGCAATGATTAAAAGTCAAGTATCACCAACTTACCGAGAGAGGGAAAACACGATAAAATAATGAACTCACCAAAAGTTCTGCCTCTCCACCCCAAAAATCAGGCCTCCTAATACGTTGGCAGTAACTGCAATGGCGGACAAGATCATTTGAGTTGGATTAAACTGAACAAGAAGACATAACTTGGAAAAGTTAAGTCCAACAGAAAGCGAAATTTTTAAGTCACTAACAAATGGAAGGGCTCACCGTCTCAAAGGTTCCTCAACAGTTATTGCAATCAATGCCTCTTCATACTGATGCCGTTCGTTGCCATTGTCACAGATGATCTCTCTGACAGCCATCCGTAAATCATCTGCCATCAACCCATAGAGAGTTTTGATTAGATGATAGGCAAAAGCTTATGCAATTAAATGAAACAAGATATGGTAATGGTTTCATCAGCAACTATGTCGACCTGAAGAATTGCATTGGACAGCTGAATTAACAATAAGCTTTTGCTGTGAAATGGAGGACACCAGTCACACCACCAACAGTACAATATTGCAAAAGCGACGACCACGACACAATAAAAACAACAGAAACAACAGAAACGTTTAGATTTCGGATGGGCCACCTTCAAGCTTATGAATCACGATCTATAACTCgagaaataatattataataaaatggCATTTCTTTTCAAAAAGAACTTCAGTATTCATACACAGACCTGCATTTTCCCTCTCTTCTTGGGAGCTAAGTGGCGCACCTTTGTTGAGAGCCATTCCTTTTACCTGAGCTCATTCAACAAACGTAACGTCACAAAATAAAAGGCATTAATTTAAAGGTATGTTAAACCTGAATCATGGTTAACAAACTGAAGCATGTTTTATCGAAACAAAAACTTTCTGCAATGACCCGGCGTTGAACAATTTGATTGAATATACCACAAACTCCCAAAAAGGATTCTCCGTAGCTACAAATGAACGTTAACAGTGATTCGGTGCAGCTAGCAAAGCATGTGACGAGTAGTACAGAAAGTTTCAAAACAATCAAACTCCGAGAGCACAGACACTTCACTCATACCAGGGCACGAAACAGGCAGCGTCCATCCCCAGTAACTCTCCGAACAGTATAACGCTCCACTTTTTTCAACGCCGGCGAGCCCGAACCACTGAAAAAACAAACGAACCACAGATAATCCAGCACCACGTCAAACTTGATCTCTTGGGGggttgaaaaattaaaaaaccaaTAGCCTTATTGAAAGAACAACTCTTTACGCTGAGTTTCCAATCCTGGCAAAGAACCGAGGATTGGCGTCAGTGAAGGGCCCGAATGCGCGCGAGCTTCGAGGGAAGTGAGTGGAAACAGAAGGAACAGGAGAAGACGAGATTTCAAAGTCGATAATTCCGAGCCTGAGTTGCTGGAGAATTTCATCTGCTCGATAGAAACCCACAATTGTTAGACGCGACTGAGATTGGGAATGGATGGTGTGGAGAGAGAATAGCTGGAGCTTACCGTTTGAGGAACTTCCTGCCATTCAACCACAACCACGAGATGTTCGACGAAATGCGTCTACGATGATCCACACAGCGACTCCAGCTACTGATCGACCGTTCCGAGTTTATGctctctttttttaaaaaaaaaactattgattttaatttatttttttaaatacacttttttattttaatattttctttttattttaatattttctttttattttaatattttcgtatctacataataatataattaaataactaaTATTGTGTTTCTGCAACCTCCTAGACCCTAGTTAACATGCACGCGTGAGTACAAAAATTAAACAGTGAAATCAATCGattaattatatgattttaaCGAAAATGACAATAATTAATTCCATTAAAGATACAAAAATAATATCACTCTTCGATTGACAATTTTTCTTTTTACAAATATTGTTATTAATTTATATGCATAACAGataaatcatataatacattatGAAGAAACCTAAGAACAATAATATTGATAGATGTcgataataataaatatgtgCGTTTGGAAACAATTACACCATCGTTACATCAACAATACAAAATTCTAAAGTTATTCTATTTAgttcataaaattaattttacaacGGCATATCATCGTGATATTATGAcagatgaataaaataaaactaaagcAATTAACAATTATTTTGATCTTTTTCATCAATCACGTAACTGAGTTTGTTCATCCTCTTGAAAATGTTTTTCATTCGTATCTAATCTAAAAGATGTAGATGGATGAGTAACAAAAATCACTCAATAATAAAAAGAACATGATATAGTTTGTAAAATGACATTTGTCCGTCCataaaacataaacataacaaaaaataattacataaaacaaaaaaactaGCACAGAATATATCATGAATTTCATTACTAACTAATATCATTATCTTATAttttaatcatataataaatgATTAATGAGAATCAGATacgtttaaaattaataataataaaaatcaacgATGTTCGGAATATATATTCACATATTAATTCATGATTTTCTAGTGCTTCATATACAAACATGTCACGAAAATCCTATATTTTTTTAAGTGCATATGTAAACCAAAATAGTCGAGTTTAAATCAAACGTATAAATGATAAGAGTAAAACTTACTCAGCCAGACCCATCTGCTACCTGCCGGGATGAGTATAATGCATAAAACATAAATGATtcaatgtttattttttttcccaatttcagtttgaaaaattatataaagtatatttatatatattaaaaaatttggataaatatgaatttattggTGAGCAAGAAGGGTACTGAGTTCACTAGTTGAGGAGGTGTGTTTGTTTCCCAGAGTCTTTGCCTTTCAACGGCCCTACCGAAAAACGTTGCCCCTCATTATCAATATCAACAAAGCCGATACACATTTAGctgttttctttccttttttttaattCCGCATTGGAACCATCGAAATTTATATAAATTCCCCCACTCTGTCTCAGCATTCACAATTACCGGCCTCGCCTCCCCTGACGATCTTTACTATGCTACGCGATCTTTCCATTTCTTCTCCACTCTGATTCCACTCTCAGATCTGCTTTCGGTTGCGATCTCGTTCGCTGCTGCATTTGCTATATATTATCAGGTGtgttttcttcaatttttggcCAAAACTTTCTTCGATTACTGGATGCTGTGttattttgtgtgtttttttttttttttgctttgaaTTACTGTTTTTAGTTCGGGATAACATGTGCTGGACTCTGCCGGATACGATCACGTACTGTTTAGTTCTGGATGCGAATCTGTGGCAATTTACGAGATTTTATACGTTTTTG
It encodes:
- the LOC140892286 gene encoding OVARIAN TUMOR DOMAIN-containing deubiquitinating enzyme 3, with protein sequence MAGSSSNDEILQQLRLGIIDFEISSSPVPSVSTHFPRSSRAFGPFTDANPRFFARIGNSAGSGSPALKKVERYTVRRVTGDGRCLFRALVKGMALNKGAPLSSQEERENADDLRMAVREIICDNGNERHQYEEALIAITVEEPLRRYCQRIRRPDFWGGEAELLVLSKLCCQHIVVYIPEHEHGSGGSGFIPIQEYGAEFHKNLKNKKAVRLLYSGKNHYDLLV